Proteins encoded within one genomic window of Candidatus Brevundimonas colombiensis:
- the gltB gene encoding glutamate synthase large subunit, protein MTWLDTYTKTRDRLEAANAYDRSSERDACGVGLVCSIDGTPRRDVVDYAIRSLKAVAHRGAVDPDGLSGDGAGIMAELPQGFFAEQVASIGQSLRPGPICVGQVFLPRTDLGAQDRARAIVETEALRAGFWIYGWRQTPIDLSVVGTKAGATRPEIEQIMLAPPLDDAGQPLDGEALERELYLCRRRIEKTVKTENLAAVYICTLSARSIAYKGMVRAELLGDLYPDLEDPRFVSAYAVFHQRYSTNTFPEWKLAQPFRMLAHNGEINTLKGNLNWMKSHEIRMAAQAFGDRDREVKPVVQPGGSDSAALDNVMEVLVHAGRPAPMAKALLIPEAWAKDDVVMPAENRAFYAYCNAVMEPWDGPAAICAADGRWIVAGKDRNGLRPLRAVETVDGLLMAGSEAGLVPIPESRVKRRLHIGPGKLIAVDLKHGRVYDEHEAIDALSAAHPYTEWLDNMIDLEPIIGPGPEPRSVSGEALTRRQIAAGYSREDLDLLLDALVRDGKEAVGSMGDDAPPAVLSALPRPLSHYFRQNFSQVTNPPIDPLREAGAMSLKTRFKNLGNILAEEEAQTDVFVLDSPVLTNGMYERMVETVGAGSTGVIDCSYDAPSDQARPGAGLRAALDRIMDEAEAAARDGAALIVLTDQHGSADRLAAPMILATAGVHGRLTSAGLRSYCSIVVRTAETLDPHGFAVLVGVGATTVNAWLAQDLFQERLDRGLYPGLTLRDACLNYKAGIEAGLLKTLARKGISVISAYRGGCEFEVLGLSRALTAEFFPGAPSRISGIGLAGLEQAAMKRHKVAWGEAVPSPAIGGFFKIRAGGEAHAHEAKTIHLLQDACNRGDYRRFKQFSEVVRAQADLSLRDLLDFREGVAIPLDQVESVSDIRRRFLTQAMSLGALGPEAHETLNIAMNRIGARSVSGEGGEDPERYHPRPNGDDANSAVKQVASGRFGVTAEYLNQCREIEIKVAQGAKPGEGGQLPGFKVTEFIARMRHAVPGATLISPPPHHDIYSIEDLAQLIYDLKAINPDARVTVKLVSASGIGAIASGVAKANADAILIAGHNGGTGASPQTSIKHAGLPWEIGLAEAHQVLTLNNLRSSVTLRTDGGVRTGRDVVIAAMLGAEEYGVGTAALIAMGCLMVRQCHSNTCPVGVCSQDERLREKFTGTPDKVVNLFTFIAEETREILASIGARTMDEIIGRTDLLRQVRRGGSHLDDLDLNPLLVQVDEGAAGKWADKTARKPIAESLDARVLKDAVRFLDRGQTLELSYPLNNTQRTVGAALSSAIVRRFGAQGPAGRLKLHLEGIAGQSFGAFAAKGLELHLTGEANDYVGKGLSGAEISVRTPEWREDQLICGNTTLYGATSGRLFVAGAAGERFAVRNSGAEAVVEGLGAHGCEYMTGGRVVVLGPVGWNLAAGMSGGELFVLDQPGHAERALNGDLAGVADLDDAAADRLKGLIEAHLAATASPLARRLLNDWDASLQRFVRIAPLTEIVARTERLKTSA, encoded by the coding sequence ATGACCTGGTTAGACACCTACACCAAAACCCGCGACCGGCTGGAAGCCGCCAACGCCTATGATCGCAGCTCAGAGCGCGACGCCTGCGGCGTGGGCCTGGTCTGCTCCATCGACGGCACGCCGCGCCGCGACGTGGTCGACTATGCGATCCGCAGCCTGAAGGCCGTGGCCCACCGGGGCGCGGTCGATCCCGACGGCCTGTCGGGCGACGGCGCGGGCATCATGGCCGAACTGCCGCAGGGCTTCTTCGCCGAGCAGGTGGCCTCCATCGGCCAGTCCCTGCGTCCCGGCCCGATCTGCGTCGGCCAGGTCTTCCTGCCGCGCACCGATCTGGGCGCCCAGGACCGCGCCCGCGCCATCGTCGAGACCGAGGCCCTGCGCGCCGGCTTCTGGATCTATGGCTGGCGCCAGACACCCATCGACCTGTCGGTCGTCGGAACCAAGGCCGGCGCGACCCGGCCCGAGATCGAACAGATCATGCTGGCCCCGCCGCTGGACGACGCAGGCCAACCGCTGGACGGCGAGGCGCTGGAGCGCGAACTGTATCTGTGCCGCCGCCGCATCGAAAAGACGGTCAAGACCGAGAACCTGGCCGCCGTCTATATCTGCACCCTGTCCGCCCGCTCCATCGCCTACAAGGGCATGGTGCGCGCCGAACTGCTGGGCGACCTGTATCCCGACCTGGAGGACCCGCGCTTCGTCTCGGCCTACGCCGTCTTCCACCAGCGCTATTCGACCAACACCTTCCCCGAATGGAAGCTGGCCCAGCCCTTCCGCATGTTGGCCCACAACGGCGAGATCAACACGCTGAAGGGCAATCTGAACTGGATGAAGTCGCACGAGATCCGCATGGCCGCTCAGGCCTTCGGGGATCGCGACCGCGAGGTGAAGCCGGTGGTCCAGCCGGGTGGATCGGACTCTGCCGCGCTCGACAACGTCATGGAGGTGCTGGTCCACGCCGGTCGCCCCGCGCCGATGGCCAAGGCCCTGCTGATCCCCGAAGCCTGGGCCAAGGACGATGTGGTCATGCCCGCCGAGAACCGGGCCTTCTACGCCTATTGCAATGCGGTGATGGAGCCGTGGGACGGCCCGGCCGCCATCTGCGCCGCCGACGGCCGCTGGATCGTGGCGGGCAAGGACCGCAACGGCCTGCGTCCCCTGCGCGCCGTCGAGACCGTCGACGGTCTGCTGATGGCCGGGTCCGAGGCCGGTCTGGTGCCGATTCCCGAGAGCCGGGTGAAGCGCCGCCTGCACATCGGCCCCGGCAAGCTGATCGCCGTCGATCTGAAGCATGGCCGCGTCTATGACGAGCATGAGGCCATCGACGCCCTGTCCGCCGCCCACCCCTATACCGAGTGGCTGGACAATATGATCGATCTGGAGCCGATCATCGGCCCCGGCCCGGAACCGCGCTCGGTTTCCGGCGAAGCCCTGACCCGCCGTCAGATCGCCGCCGGATACAGCCGCGAGGATCTGGACCTGCTGCTGGACGCCCTGGTGCGCGACGGCAAGGAGGCGGTCGGCTCCATGGGCGACGACGCCCCGCCCGCCGTCCTGTCGGCCCTGCCGCGTCCGCTGAGCCACTATTTCCGCCAGAACTTCTCGCAGGTGACGAACCCGCCCATCGACCCCCTGCGCGAAGCGGGGGCCATGAGCCTGAAGACCCGGTTCAAGAACCTGGGCAATATCCTGGCCGAGGAAGAGGCCCAGACCGACGTCTTCGTTCTGGACAGCCCCGTCCTGACCAACGGCATGTACGAGCGGATGGTCGAGACGGTCGGCGCCGGTTCGACCGGGGTGATCGACTGCAGCTATGACGCGCCGTCAGACCAGGCCCGCCCCGGCGCGGGCCTGCGCGCCGCGCTCGACCGGATCATGGACGAGGCCGAGGCCGCCGCCCGCGACGGCGCCGCCCTGATCGTCCTGACCGACCAGCACGGGTCGGCGGATCGTCTGGCCGCGCCGATGATCCTGGCCACCGCCGGGGTTCACGGCCGCCTGACCAGTGCGGGTCTGCGCTCCTACTGCTCCATCGTGGTTCGCACGGCCGAGACGCTGGACCCGCACGGATTCGCCGTCCTGGTCGGGGTGGGCGCCACCACCGTCAACGCCTGGCTGGCCCAGGACCTGTTCCAGGAGCGTCTGGACCGGGGCCTGTATCCCGGCCTGACGCTGCGCGACGCCTGCCTGAACTACAAGGCCGGCATCGAGGCGGGCCTGCTGAAGACCCTGGCCCGCAAGGGGATCAGCGTCATCTCCGCCTATCGCGGCGGCTGCGAGTTCGAGGTGCTGGGTCTGTCGCGGGCGCTTACGGCCGAGTTCTTCCCCGGCGCCCCGTCGCGCATCTCCGGCATCGGTTTAGCCGGTCTGGAGCAGGCGGCGATGAAGCGGCACAAGGTGGCCTGGGGCGAGGCCGTCCCCTCGCCCGCCATCGGCGGCTTCTTCAAGATTCGCGCGGGCGGCGAGGCCCACGCGCATGAGGCCAAGACCATCCACCTGCTGCAGGACGCCTGCAACCGCGGCGACTACCGCCGGTTCAAGCAGTTCTCGGAGGTCGTCCGCGCCCAGGCCGACCTTTCCTTACGCGACCTGCTGGACTTCCGCGAAGGCGTGGCGATCCCGCTGGACCAGGTCGAGAGCGTGTCGGACATCCGCCGCCGCTTCCTGACCCAGGCCATGTCGCTGGGCGCCCTGGGGCCAGAGGCGCACGAGACGCTGAACATCGCCATGAACCGCATCGGCGCGCGTTCGGTCTCGGGCGAGGGCGGCGAGGATCCCGAACGCTATCACCCCCGCCCGAACGGCGACGACGCCAATTCGGCGGTCAAACAGGTGGCGTCCGGCCGGTTCGGCGTCACCGCCGAATATCTGAACCAGTGCCGCGAGATCGAGATCAAGGTGGCCCAGGGCGCCAAGCCCGGCGAGGGCGGCCAGCTGCCCGGCTTCAAGGTCACCGAGTTCATCGCCCGGATGCGCCACGCCGTGCCCGGCGCCACCCTGATCAGTCCGCCGCCGCACCACGACATCTATTCGATCGAGGACCTGGCCCAGCTCATCTACGACCTGAAGGCCATCAACCCCGATGCGCGGGTGACGGTGAAACTGGTGTCCGCCTCGGGCATCGGCGCCATTGCGTCCGGGGTGGCCAAGGCCAATGCCGACGCCATCCTGATCGCCGGCCACAACGGCGGCACCGGCGCCTCGCCCCAGACCTCGATCAAACACGCGGGCCTGCCGTGGGAGATCGGTCTGGCCGAGGCCCATCAGGTGCTGACGCTGAACAATCTGCGCAGCTCGGTCACGCTGAGGACCGACGGCGGGGTCCGCACGGGCCGCGACGTGGTCATCGCCGCCATGCTGGGGGCCGAGGAATATGGGGTCGGCACCGCCGCCCTGATCGCCATGGGCTGTCTGATGGTGCGCCAGTGCCATTCCAACACCTGCCCCGTCGGCGTCTGCTCCCAGGACGAGCGCCTGCGCGAGAAGTTCACCGGCACCCCGGACAAGGTCGTCAACCTGTTCACCTTCATCGCCGAGGAGACGCGCGAAATCCTGGCCTCCATCGGCGCCCGGACGATGGACGAGATCATCGGCCGCACCGACCTGTTGCGTCAGGTGCGTCGCGGCGGCTCGCATCTGGACGACCTGGACCTGAACCCCCTGCTGGTTCAGGTGGACGAGGGCGCGGCGGGCAAATGGGCCGACAAGACGGCCCGCAAGCCCATCGCCGAGAGCCTGGACGCGCGCGTGCTGAAGGACGCCGTCCGCTTCCTGGACCGGGGCCAGACGCTGGAGCTGTCCTATCCGCTGAACAACACCCAGCGCACGGTCGGCGCCGCCCTGTCGTCCGCCATCGTGCGACGCTTCGGGGCGCAGGGGCCTGCCGGGCGGCTGAAGCTGCATCTGGAAGGCATCGCGGGCCAGAGCTTCGGCGCATTCGCCGCCAAGGGTCTGGAACTGCACCTGACGGGCGAGGCCAACGACTATGTCGGCAAGGGTCTGTCGGGCGCCGAGATTTCGGTCCGCACTCCCGAATGGCGCGAGGATCAGCTGATCTGCGGCAACACCACGCTGTACGGCGCCACCTCCGGCCGCCTGTTCGTGGCCGGTGCGGCGGGCGAGCGGTTCGCGGTCAGGAACTCGGGCGCCGAGGCCGTGGTCGAGGGTCTGGGCGCGCACGGCTGCGAATATATGACCGGCGGCCGCGTGGTGGTTCTGGGTCCGGTCGGTTGGAACCTGGCGGCGGGCATGAGCGGCGGCGAGCTGTTCGTGCTGGACCAGCCCGGTCATGCCGAACGGGCGCTGAACGGCGACCTGGCAGGCGTCGCCGATCTGGACGATGCGGCGGCCGACCGTCTGAAGGGCCTGATCGAGGCCCATCTGGCGGCGACCGCCTCGCCCCTGGCGCGGCGCCTGCTGAACGACTGGGACGCCAGCCTGCAACGCTTCGTCCGCATCGCGCCCCTGACCGAAATCGTCGCCCGGACGGAACGGCTCAAGACCTCCGCCTGA
- a CDS encoding NAD(P)-dependent oxidoreductase, translating into MHKTLKQGGTFVVEPRRLSKASAELRARGFGEITIPPSTETAEKQASRCTDCGVPFCQNACPLQNNIPDWLRLSAENEAREAWRLSSQTSTMPEICGRICPQDRLCEGGCTLNQSGWDAVTIGSVEAWLGDQAWEKGWVEPIRPAAERGETVGIVGAGPAGLAAADRLRSEGYQVTVYDRHDRAGGLLIYGIPGFKLEKHVVQRRVDRLAEGGVRFVLDCEIGKDVTLTELRDRHDVVLLAMGVYQPRILSAPGRGPDSTVEALSYLTHQNRRDLGDAEQDGWHEARGKRVVVIGGGDTAMDCVRTAIRQGAASVTCLYRRDRENMPGSAREVINAEEEGVVFEWLGAPKALLSQGDAVTGVRAARMQLTEAAPGQRRDIVPVPGADFDIPADIVIEALGFSPEPFAAHEPDLRLRDDGTIKVGAVSFATSLPGVFAAGDAVRGASLVVWAVREGQDAAAEIDRHFKTRIEEVAA; encoded by the coding sequence ATGCATAAGACCCTGAAGCAAGGCGGGACATTCGTCGTCGAACCCCGCCGCCTGTCCAAGGCCTCGGCCGAACTGCGCGCGCGCGGTTTCGGAGAGATCACGATTCCGCCTTCGACCGAGACGGCCGAGAAACAGGCGTCGCGCTGCACCGACTGCGGCGTGCCGTTCTGCCAGAACGCCTGCCCGCTTCAGAACAACATCCCCGACTGGCTGCGTCTGTCGGCCGAGAACGAGGCGCGCGAGGCCTGGCGTCTGTCGTCCCAGACTTCGACCATGCCCGAAATCTGTGGCCGCATCTGCCCGCAGGACCGGCTGTGCGAGGGCGGCTGCACCCTGAACCAGTCCGGCTGGGACGCCGTGACCATCGGCTCGGTCGAGGCCTGGCTGGGCGATCAGGCATGGGAGAAGGGCTGGGTCGAACCCATCCGCCCCGCCGCCGAACGCGGCGAGACCGTGGGGATCGTCGGCGCGGGTCCGGCCGGCCTGGCCGCCGCCGACCGCCTGCGCTCAGAAGGCTATCAGGTCACGGTCTATGACCGGCACGACCGCGCGGGCGGACTGCTGATCTACGGCATCCCCGGCTTCAAGCTGGAGAAGCACGTCGTCCAGCGCCGCGTGGATCGTCTGGCCGAGGGCGGCGTCCGCTTCGTGCTGGACTGCGAGATCGGCAAGGACGTGACCCTGACCGAGTTGCGGGATCGCCACGACGTCGTGCTTCTGGCCATGGGCGTCTATCAGCCGCGCATCCTGTCGGCGCCCGGTCGCGGGCCGGATTCGACGGTCGAGGCCCTGTCCTATCTGACGCATCAGAACCGCCGCGACCTGGGCGACGCCGAACAGGACGGCTGGCACGAGGCGCGCGGCAAGCGGGTGGTCGTGATCGGCGGCGGCGACACCGCCATGGACTGCGTCCGCACCGCCATCCGTCAGGGCGCGGCCAGCGTCACCTGCCTTTATCGCCGCGACCGCGAGAACATGCCCGGCTCGGCCCGCGAGGTCATCAACGCCGAGGAGGAAGGCGTCGTCTTCGAATGGCTGGGCGCGCCCAAGGCCCTGCTGTCGCAAGGCGATGCCGTCACCGGCGTCCGCGCCGCGCGGATGCAGCTGACCGAGGCCGCCCCCGGCCAGCGTCGCGACATCGTGCCCGTTCCCGGCGCCGACTTCGACATTCCCGCCGACATCGTCATCGAGGCCCTGGGCTTTTCGCCCGAGCCGTTCGCGGCGCACGAACCCGATCTTCGCCTGCGCGACGACGGCACGATCAAGGTCGGCGCCGTCAGCTTCGCCACCAGCCTGCCCGGCGTCTTCGCCGCTGGCGACGCGGTGCGCGGCGCCTCCCTGGTCGTCTGGGCCGTCCGCGAAGGCCAGGACGCCGCCGCCGAGATCGACCGCCACTTCAAGACCCGCATCGAGGAGGTCGCGGCATGA
- a CDS encoding Hsp20 family protein, protein MTTTRTILFDSPFLLGFDHTRALIDRAAKAAAESYPPYNVEQIGDAGVRISLAVAGFSPDELAITLDGRQLTIAGKRDDAGKSGSGGDQTFLHRGIASRSFVRSFVLADGLEVSGARLEHGLLHVDLVRPEAERQVRRIPITAG, encoded by the coding sequence ATGACGACGACGCGCACCATCCTGTTCGACAGCCCGTTCCTGTTGGGCTTCGATCATACCCGCGCCCTGATCGACCGCGCCGCCAAGGCGGCGGCCGAGAGCTATCCGCCCTATAATGTCGAGCAGATCGGCGATGCGGGCGTGCGGATCAGTCTGGCCGTCGCGGGCTTTTCGCCCGACGAACTGGCCATCACCCTGGACGGCCGCCAACTGACCATCGCCGGCAAGCGTGACGATGCGGGCAAATCGGGATCGGGGGGCGACCAGACCTTCCTGCACCGGGGCATCGCCTCGCGCAGTTTCGTGCGCAGCTTCGTCCTGGCCGACGGGCTGGAGGTGTCCGGCGCCCGGCTGGAGCACGGCCTGCTGCATGTCGATCTGGTCCGGCCCGAGGCCGAGCGACAGGTGCGGCGCATTCCCATCACGGCCGGCTGA
- the raiA gene encoding ribosome-associated translation inhibitor RaiA → MQVQVSGKQVDVGEALGSRISQELEDGVGKYFARGGDGAEVVVSKDGHNFKVDCWVRLASGQTLVTTGFGGDAHSAFTEALDRLETRVRRYKRRLKDHHIGPKGLSPEKTENAAREVARSIVLRDPDTVEDDVFGDANENDGPPPLGMVIAETEHEIRTITVGRAVLELDMTGYPVVLFRNAAHGGLAVVYRRPDGNVGWIDPERTAVGGKTNGAHVNADKADGATTEAAVN, encoded by the coding sequence ATGCAAGTCCAAGTCAGCGGCAAGCAAGTGGATGTCGGCGAAGCGTTAGGCTCGCGCATCTCCCAGGAACTCGAAGACGGGGTTGGAAAATACTTCGCCCGCGGCGGCGATGGCGCCGAAGTCGTGGTGTCCAAGGACGGCCACAACTTCAAGGTGGATTGTTGGGTTCGACTGGCGTCTGGCCAGACGCTGGTGACGACCGGGTTCGGCGGCGACGCCCATTCGGCCTTCACCGAGGCGCTGGACCGGCTGGAAACACGGGTGCGTCGCTATAAGCGTCGCCTGAAGGATCACCATATCGGGCCCAAGGGTCTGTCGCCCGAGAAGACCGAAAACGCCGCCCGCGAAGTCGCCCGCAGCATCGTGCTGCGGGACCCCGACACCGTGGAGGATGACGTCTTCGGCGATGCGAACGAGAACGACGGCCCGCCGCCGCTCGGCATGGTGATCGCCGAAACCGAACACGAAATCCGCACCATCACGGTGGGGCGCGCGGTGCTGGAGCTGGACATGACCGGCTATCCGGTCGTGCTGTTCCGCAATGCGGCCCACGGCGGTCTGGCGGTCGTCTATCGCCGTCCGGACGGCAATGTGGGCTGGATCGACCCGGAACGCACGGCGGTCGGCGGCAAGACCAACGGCGCGCACGTGAACGCTGATAAGGCCGATGGGGCCACGACCGAAGCCGCCGTGAATTGA
- a CDS encoding ammonium transporter produces the protein MNRTAALAACLAVGAAFAAWPALAAPALLAHQAPLVLDAAATAWILTSTALVLLMTLPGLALFYGGMVRKKNIISVVAQSAAAFAIVSVLWFLVGYSLSFSHGPDAINGLIGGVQAAFLNGVTMQTANALLPGLPELLFVSFQMTFAIITPALIAGAFAERMKFSASLLFFGLWHLIVYAPICHQVWGGGWLGHLGVLDFAGGAVVHVNAGVAGLVCALVLGPRHGFGRDNMAPANLIYSAIGTGLLLVGWLGFNAGSAGAADALAAVAAFNTLLAAGAAALGWMTIEWFDRKRPTLLGLLSGIVGGLVAITPAAGFVDPKGAFFIGLIGGPACYAGAVWLKHALKYDDSLDAFGVHGIGGIVGALLTGVFATTTVNALSDGATVWKQAVGLAGVIVWSAFGTFVVLMICRFTTGLRVTRDQEVEGLDYTQHGEAIH, from the coding sequence ATGAACCGAACCGCCGCCCTCGCCGCATGTCTTGCCGTGGGGGCGGCGTTCGCGGCGTGGCCGGCCTTGGCCGCGCCCGCCCTTCTGGCCCACCAGGCGCCGCTGGTCCTGGACGCGGCGGCGACGGCCTGGATCCTGACCTCCACGGCTCTGGTTCTGCTGATGACCCTGCCGGGGCTGGCGCTGTTCTACGGCGGCATGGTCAGGAAGAAGAACATCATCAGCGTCGTCGCCCAGTCGGCGGCGGCCTTCGCCATCGTCTCGGTGCTGTGGTTCCTGGTCGGCTATTCCCTGTCGTTCAGTCATGGGCCGGACGCGATCAACGGCCTGATCGGCGGGGTTCAGGCGGCCTTCCTGAACGGGGTGACGATGCAGACGGCCAACGCCCTGCTGCCCGGCCTGCCCGAACTGCTGTTCGTCAGCTTCCAGATGACCTTTGCCATCATCACCCCGGCCCTGATCGCCGGCGCCTTCGCAGAGCGGATGAAGTTCTCGGCCAGCCTGCTGTTCTTCGGTCTGTGGCACCTGATCGTCTATGCGCCCATCTGTCACCAGGTCTGGGGCGGCGGCTGGCTGGGCCATCTCGGCGTGCTGGATTTCGCGGGCGGGGCGGTGGTCCACGTCAATGCAGGCGTCGCCGGCCTGGTCTGCGCCCTGGTGCTGGGGCCGCGTCACGGGTTCGGGCGCGACAACATGGCCCCGGCCAACCTGATCTATAGCGCCATCGGCACGGGTCTGCTGCTGGTCGGCTGGCTGGGCTTCAACGCCGGGTCCGCGGGTGCGGCCGACGCCCTGGCCGCCGTCGCCGCCTTCAACACCCTTCTCGCCGCCGGGGCCGCCGCCCTGGGCTGGATGACGATCGAATGGTTCGACCGCAAGCGTCCGACCCTGCTGGGCCTTCTGTCCGGGATCGTCGGCGGTCTGGTCGCCATCACCCCCGCCGCCGGCTTCGTCGATCCCAAGGGCGCCTTCTTCATCGGCCTGATCGGCGGTCCCGCCTGCTATGCGGGCGCGGTCTGGCTGAAACACGCGCTGAAATACGACGACAGCCTGGACGCCTTCGGCGTGCACGGGATCGGCGGCATCGTCGGCGCCCTGCTGACCGGCGTCTTCGCCACCACCACCGTCAACGCCCTGTCGGACGGCGCGACGGTGTGGAAACAGGCCGTCGGCCTGGCCGGCGTCATCGTCTGGAGCGCGTTCGGCACCTTCGTCGTCCTGATGATCTGCAGGTTCACCACGGGTCTGCGCGTCACCAGGGACCAGGAGGTCGAGGGGCTGGACTACACCCAGCATGGCGAAGCCATCCACTAG
- a CDS encoding PTS sugar transporter subunit IIA, whose amino-acid sequence MDIGDLLAPKGVVLRGGASSKRQALHALSEAASHALGVDDAKVFDALMEREALGSTGLGSGVAVPHARLAEIDKVMAVFVRLDTPVAYDAVDDRPVDLIFGLFAPPKAGAEHLRALAAVSRALRSPELREQLRKAHTPDAVRALFVKDKAATAA is encoded by the coding sequence ATGGACATCGGTGATTTGCTCGCGCCCAAGGGCGTCGTGCTGCGCGGGGGAGCGTCGTCAAAACGCCAGGCCCTGCACGCCCTGTCCGAGGCGGCCTCGCACGCCCTGGGCGTCGACGACGCCAAGGTGTTCGATGCCCTGATGGAGCGTGAGGCGCTGGGCTCGACCGGCCTGGGGTCGGGGGTGGCGGTGCCGCACGCGCGTCTGGCCGAAATCGACAAGGTCATGGCGGTGTTCGTGCGGCTGGATACGCCGGTGGCCTATGATGCGGTGGACGACCGACCGGTGGATCTGATCTTCGGCCTGTTCGCGCCGCCCAAGGCGGGGGCCGAACATCTGCGCGCCCTGGCGGCCGTGTCGCGCGCCCTGCGCTCGCCCGAACTGCGCGAACAACTGCGCAAGGCGCACACGCCCGACGCGGTGCGGGCGCTGTTCGTCAAGGATAAGGCGGCGACCGCCGCCTGA
- a CDS encoding DUF1150 domain-containing protein, whose product MTPMTMTKEDFAGLGAPDLVYVREIKASDLLDEAVQIKDVDIDPGQSLYAVHSADGERLAVMIDRDTAFAAAVAHELEPVSVH is encoded by the coding sequence ATGACGCCAATGACCATGACCAAGGAAGATTTCGCCGGCCTGGGCGCCCCTGACCTCGTTTATGTGCGCGAGATCAAGGCGTCCGACCTGCTGGACGAGGCGGTTCAGATCAAGGACGTGGACATCGATCCCGGCCAGTCCCTGTATGCCGTCCATAGCGCGGATGGCGAGCGTCTGGCGGTCATGATCGACCGCGACACCGCCTTCGCCGCCGCCGTGGCGCACGAGCTGGAGCCGGTTTCGGTTCACTGA
- the rpoN gene encoding RNA polymerase factor sigma-54, producing the protein MIGQRLEVRQGQGLVITPQLQQAIKLLQLSNLELDDFVEQELERNPLLQREEPEGETPETAERAETGDVEMTFGDGVGEGSVAAMDAGSDDVYGDAAPGERTSDRMTDEAQPGLSDWSSAGKGGQMFEGEGERPDTHELTLWEHLQAQASSAGFTAADHGIALTLIDATDEGGYLRGELAEFADRLGVPLERIETVLSVCHGFEPTGIMARSVPECLKLQLIERNRFDPAMAGLLDNLDLLARRDLSALRRVCDVDGEDLAEMIAELKALTPRPGAGFGGEPAQTVVPDVHVRPDPAGGWRVELNADTLPRLLVDKRYHGLVQAGARSDTEKTFVADCAAQANWLVKSLDQRAKTILKVSSEIVRQQDAFFAFGVEFLRPLNLKTVADAIGMHESTVSRVTSNKYVATPRGVFELKFFFTAAIQSVDGASSHSAEAVRHKIKTMIDGEGLEGDVLSDDRIVEILKETGIDIARRTVAKYREALRIPSSVQRRRMLKTA; encoded by the coding sequence GTGATCGGGCAGCGGTTAGAGGTCAGGCAGGGGCAGGGGCTGGTCATCACGCCCCAGCTGCAGCAGGCGATCAAGCTGCTGCAACTGTCCAATCTTGAGCTGGACGACTTCGTCGAACAGGAGCTGGAGCGCAATCCGCTGCTGCAGCGCGAGGAGCCGGAAGGCGAGACGCCCGAGACCGCCGAGCGGGCCGAGACCGGCGATGTCGAAATGACCTTCGGCGACGGGGTGGGCGAGGGCTCGGTCGCGGCGATGGACGCTGGATCGGACGACGTCTATGGCGACGCCGCGCCGGGCGAGCGCACCAGCGACCGGATGACCGACGAGGCCCAGCCCGGGCTGTCGGACTGGTCCAGCGCGGGCAAGGGCGGCCAGATGTTCGAGGGCGAAGGCGAACGGCCCGACACCCACGAGCTGACATTGTGGGAGCATCTTCAGGCCCAGGCGTCCTCGGCGGGGTTCACCGCGGCGGACCACGGCATCGCCCTGACCCTGATCGACGCCACGGACGAGGGCGGCTATCTGCGCGGCGAACTGGCCGAGTTCGCCGACCGTCTGGGCGTGCCGCTGGAACGGATCGAGACGGTGCTGAGCGTCTGTCACGGGTTCGAGCCGACGGGGATCATGGCGCGGTCGGTGCCGGAATGCCTCAAGCTGCAGCTGATCGAACGCAACCGGTTCGATCCGGCCATGGCGGGGCTGCTGGACAATCTGGACCTGTTGGCGCGGCGCGACCTGTCGGCCCTGCGCCGGGTGTGCGACGTGGACGGGGAAGACCTGGCCGAGATGATCGCCGAGCTGAAGGCGCTGACGCCGCGTCCGGGCGCGGGCTTCGGCGGGGAGCCGGCCCAGACGGTCGTGCCCGACGTGCATGTGCGGCCCGATCCGGCCGGCGGCTGGCGGGTCGAGCTGAACGCCGACACCCTGCCGCGTCTGCTGGTGGACAAGCGCTATCACGGCCTGGTCCAGGCGGGGGCGCGCTCCGACACGGAAAAGACGTTCGTCGCCGATTGCGCCGCCCAGGCCAACTGGCTGGTCAAGTCGCTGGATCAGCGGGCCAAGACCATATTGAAGGTGTCGTCCGAGATCGTGCGTCAGCAGGACGCCTTCTTCGCCTTCGGGGTGGAGTTTCTGCGGCCGCTGAATCTGAAGACGGTGGCGGACGCCATCGGCATGCACGAATCGACCGTCAGCCGCGTCACCTCGAACAAATATGTCGCCACGCCGCGCGGGGTGTTCGAGCTGAAATTCTTCTTCACCGCCGCCATCCAGTCGGTGGACGGCGCCTCCAGCCATTCGGCCGAAGCCGTCCGTCACAAGATCAAGACGATGATCGACGGCGAGGGCCTGGAGGGCGACGTTTTGTCCGACGACCGGATCGTCGAGATCCTGAAGGAGACCGGCATCGACATCGCCCGTCGAACGGTAGCCAAGTATCGGGAAGCCTTGAGGATTCCGTCCTCGGTGCAACGTCGGCGGATGCTGAAGACCGCCTGA